Proteins encoded together in one Halorubellus sp. JP-L1 window:
- a CDS encoding ATP-dependent DNA helicase, whose translation MTDEAAAEDDEFPDPRDDEFPEPREAQREIIESDAYPMRVRAGAGTGKTFTMVRKIQRLIENGTPPDRILALTFTNKAADSMREKLVETVGEHGYDIEAYTYHAICHELLQEFAYHADLDPRYDIATDADRFALSYEVLDEMPYRFTNPDVYDGVDYATGAPDRLLQFVPAMKRTGITPDDVDAYLPTVDRLFEFGELADEIREAADEHLKVGWRKITDDRLDEMLANLEAMEQTLGELRTDLNDDRMETHVGTYLDVMCETCVSLAAFLDANRAEILDGDLAYSYKLPAHLFGQYSGAPKGMPPVDYALPDKLDAFVDRCQVLSDLVPGYRAYETRLDEENFLDFNDLVLATVDLLKADTIAGWLGDRYDYVFCDEYQDTDTVQFELVQRIAADADLFVVGDDDQAIYEWRGANVENIGPRLDAACPKLHEETLDENFRSNQPILDLANDALSQLDVRASEKELAAVGDAADADAGVVTIDADEEPEDEAAQLTNALTRLLNGDTELVDSAYDPSDIAILVRKKRHARPIAEALTAAGIPYELGGDLASEAPGVETVIAALKALADPLNEVALNRVLAMRYRVSRADLERLNDHELPGTAPDENTPLHESITEISLDELSEPSRVETARDHLGDLWAKRDTHSLSRLYQELKSTMRIEWFLSEQERHDLRALDEVVSAFEEGAVEPELSGRFVEFLDQHDVSDREMADQPETQHEAVSIMTIHKSKGLEFPVVVLPQLRAGEWAPRARSYDVIEHVLDGGSPLDHDFAQRDEHEARRLLHVGITRAEELSILSGRRDDESQDSLHAETVSPATVAEILPENLPWAIDGVSFPIWETIQESLPLTAVDGTETIAAPVDDAERVAAIEAGTRLSRGAGQDRVLDLAKQALDGELDPALADSLPDAVLGEPAAATVQRRHSYTSLDTFATCQRQHYLSHVVRAFDDPAVGELDGGDGSGPSQRQIGILFHDTAERAADRGYTDEAEWRALAERLASLRGEEAVLPAVEACIERFFETDASSWEIMEAERSFELTFEGETVVGMIDALCRRPDGELVVLDYKATQNERSLDDDLQLPIYLLACENLFDEPVRTAGYTYVGEQGPRIDLKTFTDADLEQARAQLSDRLSLASESAFEMDTAGYHCMYCPHRSLSCSDEAGLTEPR comes from the coding sequence ATGACTGACGAAGCAGCCGCCGAGGATGACGAGTTCCCGGACCCACGGGACGACGAGTTCCCAGAGCCACGCGAGGCACAGCGAGAGATCATCGAGAGCGACGCGTACCCGATGCGAGTCCGTGCCGGTGCCGGGACCGGGAAGACGTTCACGATGGTCCGGAAGATCCAGCGTCTCATCGAGAACGGGACGCCACCGGACCGAATCCTCGCGCTCACGTTCACGAACAAGGCCGCCGACTCGATGCGAGAGAAGCTCGTCGAGACCGTCGGCGAACACGGCTACGACATCGAGGCGTACACGTACCACGCGATCTGTCACGAACTCCTCCAGGAGTTCGCCTATCACGCCGACCTCGACCCACGGTACGACATCGCGACGGACGCGGACCGATTTGCGCTTAGCTACGAGGTGCTTGACGAGATGCCGTACCGATTCACGAACCCGGACGTGTACGACGGCGTCGACTACGCCACGGGCGCACCGGATCGGCTCCTGCAGTTCGTCCCCGCGATGAAGCGCACCGGCATTACGCCCGACGACGTCGACGCCTACCTGCCGACCGTCGATCGGCTGTTCGAATTCGGGGAGCTGGCCGACGAGATCCGTGAGGCCGCCGACGAGCATCTGAAGGTCGGCTGGCGGAAGATCACCGACGACCGACTCGACGAGATGCTCGCCAACCTCGAAGCAATGGAGCAGACCCTAGGCGAGCTCCGGACTGACCTGAACGACGACAGGATGGAGACCCACGTCGGGACCTATCTCGACGTGATGTGCGAGACGTGCGTCTCGCTGGCTGCATTCCTCGACGCGAACCGAGCGGAGATACTCGACGGGGATCTCGCGTACAGCTACAAGCTCCCCGCACACCTGTTCGGCCAGTACAGCGGCGCCCCGAAAGGGATGCCACCGGTCGACTACGCGCTCCCAGACAAACTCGACGCGTTCGTCGACCGCTGTCAGGTGCTCTCCGACCTGGTGCCTGGCTATCGAGCGTACGAGACGCGACTCGACGAGGAGAACTTCCTCGACTTCAACGACCTCGTCCTTGCGACCGTCGACCTCCTCAAGGCCGACACGATTGCAGGCTGGCTCGGCGACCGCTACGACTACGTGTTCTGCGACGAGTATCAGGACACCGACACCGTCCAGTTCGAACTCGTCCAGCGAATCGCGGCCGACGCTGACCTGTTCGTCGTCGGCGACGACGACCAGGCGATCTACGAGTGGCGCGGCGCGAACGTCGAGAACATCGGCCCCCGACTCGACGCCGCTTGCCCTAAGCTGCACGAGGAGACGCTCGACGAGAACTTTCGTTCGAACCAGCCCATCCTCGACCTCGCGAACGATGCGCTCTCCCAACTGGACGTCCGAGCGAGCGAGAAAGAACTCGCTGCCGTCGGTGACGCCGCGGACGCCGACGCGGGCGTCGTCACGATCGACGCCGACGAAGAACCCGAGGACGAGGCCGCCCAGCTCACGAACGCGCTCACGCGCCTGCTCAACGGCGACACCGAACTCGTCGATTCTGCGTACGACCCTAGCGATATCGCGATTCTCGTCCGGAAGAAGCGCCACGCTCGTCCGATCGCCGAGGCGCTCACGGCGGCCGGCATCCCGTACGAGCTCGGTGGCGACCTCGCGTCCGAAGCCCCCGGCGTCGAGACCGTCATCGCCGCACTCAAAGCGCTCGCCGATCCGCTGAACGAGGTCGCCCTCAACCGGGTGCTCGCGATGCGCTATCGGGTTTCGCGGGCGGACCTCGAACGACTGAACGACCACGAACTGCCCGGTACGGCCCCAGACGAGAACACGCCACTCCACGAGTCGATCACCGAAATCTCGCTCGACGAACTCTCGGAGCCCTCCCGCGTGGAAACCGCGCGCGACCATCTCGGCGACCTGTGGGCGAAGCGGGACACGCACTCGCTGTCTCGGCTGTATCAGGAGCTGAAGTCGACGATGCGGATCGAGTGGTTCCTCTCCGAGCAGGAACGCCACGACCTGCGAGCGCTCGACGAGGTCGTCAGTGCGTTCGAGGAGGGCGCCGTGGAACCCGAACTCTCCGGCCGGTTCGTCGAGTTCCTCGACCAGCACGACGTCTCCGACCGGGAGATGGCAGACCAGCCGGAGACGCAGCACGAAGCGGTCTCGATCATGACGATCCACAAGAGCAAGGGCCTCGAGTTCCCCGTCGTCGTCCTCCCCCAGCTCCGGGCCGGCGAATGGGCACCGCGGGCGCGCTCCTACGACGTGATCGAGCACGTCCTCGATGGCGGGTCGCCACTCGACCACGACTTCGCCCAGCGCGACGAGCACGAAGCACGCCGACTACTCCATGTGGGCATCACGCGAGCCGAAGAGCTCTCCATCCTCAGCGGGCGTCGCGACGATGAATCTCAGGACTCCCTCCATGCGGAAACCGTATCGCCAGCGACCGTCGCCGAGATACTGCCGGAGAACCTGCCTTGGGCCATCGACGGCGTCTCGTTCCCGATCTGGGAGACGATCCAGGAGAGCCTGCCGCTGACGGCCGTCGACGGGACCGAGACCATTGCTGCCCCCGTCGACGACGCTGAGCGCGTTGCCGCGATCGAAGCAGGCACCCGCCTGAGTCGAGGGGCTGGCCAGGATCGCGTGCTCGATCTGGCAAAGCAAGCACTCGACGGCGAGCTCGACCCCGCGCTCGCCGATTCGCTCCCCGACGCCGTGCTCGGCGAACCTGCAGCAGCGACCGTGCAGCGACGGCACAGCTACACGTCCCTAGACACGTTCGCGACCTGCCAGCGCCAGCACTACCTCTCCCACGTCGTCAGGGCGTTCGACGACCCAGCCGTAGGCGAGTTGGACGGAGGAGATGGTAGCGGGCCGAGCCAGCGCCAGATCGGGATTCTGTTCCACGACACCGCAGAACGCGCCGCGGATCGCGGCTACACGGATGAAGCCGAGTGGCGGGCTCTCGCAGAGCGACTCGCCTCGCTTCGAGGCGAGGAGGCAGTCCTCCCAGCGGTCGAAGCGTGCATCGAGCGGTTCTTCGAGACCGACGCGAGCAGCTGGGAGATCATGGAGGCCGAGCGCAGCTTCGAACTCACGTTCGAGGGCGAGACCGTCGTCGGCATGATAGACGCCCTTTGCCGTCGACCCGACGGCGAATTGGTCGTCCTCGACTACAAGGCGACGCAGAACGAGCGGTCCCTCGACGACGACCTCCAGCTTCCCATCTACCTACTTGCGTGTGAGAACCTGTTCGACGAACCCGTCCGAACTGCTGGTTACACCTACGTCGGCGAACAAGGCCCACGTATCGATCTGAAGACGTTCACTGACGCAGACCTAGAACAAGCGCGAGCGCAGCTCTCGGACCGTCTCTCGCTCGCTTCCGAGAGCGCATTCGAGATGGATACTGCAGGATACCATTGCATGTATTGCCCTCACCGAAGTCTCTCCTGTAGCGATGAAGCGGGATTGACCGAGCCCCGATAG
- a CDS encoding DNA-directed RNA polymerase subunit epsilon translates to MREWGRERVNSSEEVGEEEDKAEDVVDEESEQRASRSRERAAKMEEYRTGYDATGETRVGIGTAKGDIERLVRQNEGRHRSDGEHSVREAARDKTRLTEAFCSAMGVTSFQQRRAMAAIATMNLDRFGRQKRLANVALATIRVIVERDRFRRYQEMDDLASLSADEGPRRVTDEEAFCELLGTYSVSRSDLISTSQLVKRELKREGFFTGARTADADGESV, encoded by the coding sequence ATGAGGGAGTGGGGCCGAGAACGTGTGAATTCCTCTGAGGAGGTGGGAGAGGAAGAGGATAAAGCAGAGGATGTAGTAGATGAAGAGAGTGAGCAGCGGGCCTCGCGGTCGCGCGAACGGGCAGCTAAGATGGAGGAATATCGGACTGGGTATGATGCGACTGGAGAGACACGAGTTGGTATTGGGACAGCGAAAGGGGACATTGAGCGATTGGTGCGGCAGAATGAGGGGCGGCATCGGTCGGATGGGGAGCATAGTGTGCGGGAGGCGGCGCGTGATAAGACACGGTTGACGGAAGCGTTCTGTTCGGCGATGGGTGTCACGTCGTTCCAGCAGCGGCGGGCGATGGCGGCGATAGCGACGATGAATCTCGATCGGTTCGGGCGGCAGAAGCGATTGGCGAACGTCGCCTTGGCGACGATCCGGGTGATCGTGGAACGTGATCGGTTCCGTCGGTATCAGGAGATGGATGATCTGGCGTCACTTTCAGCGGATGAGGGGCCGCGTCGGGTGACTGACGAGGAGGCATTCTGTGAGTTGTTGGGGACGTATTCGGTGAGTAGGAGTGATCTGATCAGTACGTCGCAGTTGGTGAAGCGCGAGCTGAAGAGGGAGGGATTCTTTACCGGTGCGCGGACGGCCGACGCGGACGGGGAGTCAGTGTGA
- a CDS encoding EVE domain-containing protein, producing the protein MVDEVEEIDLDFDSKCWYFMQFGRERFLEEAAWQKNLETFKRTAEAVRLLLEGYERTGAFGDAELTALKATILIPEKIGAQATKERIYASAAPEELLDQVVELVDIRTGIVGGIPYDARANDIAAETLYDIFTSLRRSEAPITELDEATVELLELDIENLGGANTTALLCLLQPERYPVVNQQTEVVFEDCFDITLSNSPEEYLESAAQFRAVHAELEFGEHLRQLDYFCYWLREQVGPNTNPLPEDLRTRTVWQINAGSGEFDQPERIWPVWLEHGLCSVGWDVGSVEELSQQQLAEEAAAWDGEEVGESLRRFGQEMEPGDLVVAKDGNTVLGLGVLQQGGYRYVGEALDTRITGDSVGHVHVWPTEWRVVPDASLDLDVSGWNISPGLQARKTLVQTNAFEGIRWQLAAQDPELIAGLADLDNLTRNPSHESLPSDLQADDSKSEIIESGSWFLLQTGSEKWDDKPGERYHFTTGLPGSRRLYEAGTAQVVYLEDGECYATARITNIDRVEDGDEARLYADITDYTEIPPVPINDVRGEFETSLSLQHPIIEIEEADYHVITNQETETRYFWVNSQNLDWDHPGGTQFYTRYDTRKNQEVYERVRPGDKVVVYHNQPTGAIVGLGTIEQGLHERTADDDDGPVEGIIIAWETAVDHVSWNEITDLPQLQDCEVVTSSNDYVLAELTPEEYHSILVAAGERTPQYYWVTASPAQRDITALQTGEEVFYTARNAQGRKRQVYSAFESAEVGDRVVFYQSSPDQEIVGEGTVVEALHEEHPVSYDNPVDGITLRYERSLGPIPWRTISSMDSLAGTRVVETNARGSLFPLDPAAFEAIYEYDAELEAQLETLTERLTPPAINVELPAGLHFEDETELRRQIEASLNSGQHIIFTGPPGTGKTKLAKHVCKRVVTDHGDVVDDYEFTTATAEWTTFDTIGGYVPNRSAEGDELVFEPRVFLNRFRDDEDGVRNEWLVIDEINRSDIDKAFGQLFSVLSGDSVKLPYERESPVELVSLDPESERDLESVVRNPDVFPVTPSWRLLATMNTFDKTSLYELSYAFMRRFNFIHVGVPDLRTDEGAVKTSLLNPNGPENYATAWLDPEDDEQGDALRAPLEAAFDQLAAIWAIVNEHRTIGPSIVQDILEYLAATDADTDGYPAVGLTDAVIALVFPQLEGMPPQDQRDLLDGLSQDTVEGESETISLNLESERLRRKARDFFELPAKSDE; encoded by the coding sequence ATGGTCGATGAAGTTGAGGAGATTGATCTGGATTTCGATTCCAAGTGTTGGTATTTCATGCAGTTCGGCCGGGAGCGGTTTCTGGAAGAGGCCGCCTGGCAGAAGAACCTGGAAACGTTCAAACGGACCGCTGAAGCGGTTCGCCTCCTACTCGAGGGCTACGAACGAACTGGGGCGTTTGGGGATGCAGAACTGACAGCGCTCAAAGCGACAATTCTCATCCCAGAGAAGATTGGAGCCCAAGCAACCAAGGAGCGCATCTATGCGAGTGCCGCACCGGAGGAACTCCTCGACCAGGTCGTCGAGCTGGTCGATATCCGAACCGGTATCGTTGGCGGTATCCCATATGATGCTCGGGCCAACGATATCGCCGCCGAGACGCTATACGATATCTTCACGTCATTGCGACGATCCGAGGCTCCGATTACGGAACTGGACGAGGCCACCGTTGAGCTGCTCGAACTGGATATCGAGAATCTTGGTGGGGCGAACACGACTGCGCTCCTCTGTCTGCTCCAGCCGGAGCGCTACCCGGTTGTGAACCAACAAACGGAGGTGGTCTTCGAGGATTGCTTCGACATCACGCTTTCGAACAGTCCTGAAGAGTATCTTGAGAGTGCAGCGCAGTTTCGAGCCGTTCACGCAGAGCTCGAATTTGGGGAGCACCTTCGACAGCTCGATTACTTCTGTTACTGGCTCCGCGAACAGGTCGGCCCCAATACCAATCCGCTCCCGGAGGACCTCCGCACACGGACGGTCTGGCAGATCAACGCCGGGTCCGGTGAGTTCGATCAACCAGAGCGAATCTGGCCCGTCTGGTTAGAGCATGGTCTCTGTTCGGTTGGCTGGGATGTCGGCTCCGTCGAGGAGCTCTCACAGCAGCAGCTAGCTGAGGAGGCGGCTGCGTGGGATGGGGAGGAGGTGGGTGAGTCGCTCCGAAGGTTCGGACAGGAGATGGAGCCTGGTGATCTGGTGGTTGCGAAGGACGGAAACACTGTGTTAGGGTTGGGTGTCCTACAACAGGGCGGGTATCGGTATGTTGGTGAAGCGCTCGATACTCGTATCACAGGTGACAGTGTTGGACACGTCCATGTCTGGCCGACAGAGTGGCGGGTGGTGCCCGATGCATCGTTAGATTTGGATGTGAGTGGGTGGAATATCAGTCCTGGACTCCAGGCGCGGAAGACATTGGTGCAGACGAATGCGTTCGAGGGGATTCGGTGGCAGCTCGCTGCCCAAGATCCAGAGTTGATTGCTGGACTTGCAGACCTCGATAACCTCACCCGAAATCCCTCCCACGAGTCCCTCCCGTCGGATCTCCAGGCGGACGACTCGAAGTCCGAGATTATAGAGTCGGGGTCGTGGTTTTTACTCCAGACGGGGAGTGAAAAGTGGGACGACAAGCCGGGCGAGCGGTATCATTTCACAACGGGGCTACCTGGGTCGCGCCGACTCTATGAGGCTGGGACCGCCCAGGTGGTGTATCTCGAGGACGGGGAGTGTTACGCGACCGCCCGCATCACCAACATCGACCGCGTTGAGGATGGGGATGAGGCCCGCCTCTATGCCGATATCACGGATTACACCGAGATTCCGCCCGTCCCGATAAATGATGTTCGGGGTGAGTTCGAGACATCGCTGTCACTCCAACATCCCATCATCGAGATTGAGGAGGCAGACTATCACGTCATTACGAATCAAGAGACTGAAACGCGGTATTTCTGGGTGAACTCGCAGAATCTGGACTGGGATCACCCTGGTGGTACCCAGTTCTACACACGATATGACACCCGGAAGAATCAGGAGGTGTACGAGCGAGTTCGTCCCGGCGACAAGGTCGTGGTGTATCATAATCAGCCAACGGGAGCGATAGTTGGCTTAGGAACCATCGAACAGGGTCTCCACGAGAGAACTGCAGACGACGATGACGGGCCCGTGGAAGGTATCATCATTGCGTGGGAGACAGCCGTCGACCATGTCTCGTGGAACGAGATCACGGATCTGCCGCAGCTCCAGGACTGCGAGGTGGTGACGAGCAGCAATGACTACGTCCTCGCTGAGCTCACGCCGGAGGAGTACCATAGCATCCTCGTGGCCGCCGGTGAGCGGACGCCACAGTACTATTGGGTGACCGCAAGCCCAGCCCAACGGGATATCACGGCCTTACAGACAGGCGAGGAGGTGTTCTATACGGCGCGGAACGCGCAGGGACGGAAGCGACAGGTATACAGCGCCTTCGAATCCGCCGAGGTAGGCGACCGGGTCGTCTTCTATCAGTCATCCCCAGACCAAGAGATAGTCGGTGAGGGAACCGTCGTCGAAGCCCTCCACGAGGAGCACCCAGTGAGCTATGACAACCCGGTTGACGGTATCACCCTCCGATACGAACGCTCGCTCGGGCCAATCCCCTGGCGGACGATCTCGTCGATGGACTCCCTTGCAGGGACGCGGGTCGTAGAGACCAATGCGCGTGGGTCACTCTTCCCCCTCGACCCAGCGGCGTTCGAGGCCATTTACGAGTATGATGCCGAGTTGGAGGCCCAACTCGAGACGCTCACTGAGCGACTGACCCCGCCAGCTATCAATGTGGAACTCCCGGCTGGGTTACACTTCGAGGACGAGACAGAATTACGCCGGCAGATCGAGGCGTCGTTGAACTCTGGCCAGCATATCATCTTCACCGGGCCGCCCGGGACGGGCAAGACGAAGCTAGCCAAGCACGTCTGTAAGCGTGTTGTCACCGACCATGGCGATGTCGTCGATGACTACGAGTTCACGACGGCGACGGCAGAGTGGACAACGTTCGATACCATCGGGGGCTATGTCCCGAATCGCTCGGCGGAGGGCGATGAACTCGTGTTCGAGCCCAGAGTCTTCCTTAATCGGTTCCGAGACGATGAGGATGGGGTGCGGAACGAGTGGTTGGTCATCGACGAGATTAATCGGTCTGATATCGACAAGGCGTTCGGGCAGTTATTCTCCGTGCTCTCTGGCGACTCTGTCAAGCTCCCCTATGAGCGGGAGTCGCCCGTCGAACTCGTCTCCCTCGATCCGGAATCGGAGCGTGATCTGGAGTCGGTGGTGCGGAATCCGGATGTGTTCCCGGTGACGCCTTCGTGGCGGTTGTTGGCGACGATGAATACGTTCGACAAGACCTCACTCTACGAGCTCTCATATGCCTTTATGCGGCGGTTCAACTTCATCCATGTCGGCGTCCCCGACCTCCGCACCGATGAGGGCGCCGTCAAGACGAGCCTCCTCAACCCCAACGGACCCGAGAACTACGCCACCGCATGGCTCGACCCGGAGGACGACGAGCAAGGGGATGCGTTGCGGGCGCCGTTGGAGGCAGCGTTCGACCAGCTGGCGGCCATCTGGGCGATAGTCAACGAACATCGAACCATCGGGCCGTCCATCGTCCAAGACATACTCGAGTATCTTGCCGCAACAGATGCTGATACCGACGGGTATCCCGCAGTAGGGTTGACCGATGCCGTGATTGCGTTGGTATTCCCGCAGCTCGAAGGGATGCCCCCCCAAGACCAGCGTGATTTACTCGACGGACTGTCGCAGGATACAGTCGAGGGGGAATCTGAAACGATTTCCCTAAATCTGGAGTCGGAGCGATTGCGTCGGAAGGCGCGGGATTTCTTCGAACTGCCAGCCAAGAGCGATGAGTAA
- a CDS encoding Eco57I restriction-modification methylase domain-containing protein, which yields MKGFVATPPDLTNRMVELLFQDHPPTEEDQILYPGVGEGPFIEAVHDYCQENDTPIPTGYACDTHQERLETTEARFADLPVQFEVADFLERSFEFGDFDYIIGNPPYVPITEIDDENKAQYREAYETATDRFDLYLLFFERALEVLDDDGRLAFITPEKFEYTETAEPLRRLLSQHHLERLEHLDETTFDGYITYPTISVVNATEADETAIITREGTKRTTTLPTDGTRWTEFVRDIDASLESTGVTLGDVTERISVGVATGADSVFEFDAEELPSQFEPWSVPTISGKQLEKHPLGETPQPSSVFVCPYDDRGTLIPFGELGALGEWLDDIHRSRLEDRSCYEGGGRRWYAWHDNPPMDDLIQEKILFRDITDAPRFWVDTAGDIVPKHSVYYLVPKDDVDIEDLQTYLNSPPVAEWLQANCQQARDDYLRLQTRVLEDLPVPPRFSAHRQVGLDIAGE from the coding sequence GTGAAGGGTTTCGTCGCAACACCACCAGATCTCACCAACCGGATGGTGGAGCTCCTGTTCCAGGATCACCCACCAACGGAGGAAGATCAAATCCTCTATCCAGGGGTGGGAGAAGGTCCGTTCATCGAAGCTGTCCACGATTATTGCCAGGAAAACGACACCCCCATACCAACGGGATATGCCTGTGATACCCATCAGGAACGGTTAGAAACGACCGAAGCGAGGTTCGCAGACCTCCCCGTCCAGTTTGAGGTGGCTGACTTCCTGGAGAGGAGTTTTGAGTTCGGGGACTTCGACTACATCATCGGGAACCCGCCGTACGTTCCAATCACCGAAATCGACGATGAGAACAAAGCACAGTACCGGGAGGCATACGAAACAGCTACGGACCGATTCGATCTCTATCTACTCTTTTTCGAACGCGCACTCGAGGTTCTCGACGATGATGGGCGGTTAGCGTTCATCACTCCCGAGAAGTTCGAGTACACAGAGACAGCAGAACCGTTACGAAGACTCCTCTCTCAGCACCATCTCGAGCGGCTCGAGCATCTCGACGAGACGACCTTTGACGGATACATAACATACCCCACTATATCGGTCGTGAACGCCACCGAGGCCGACGAGACGGCCATCATCACGCGTGAGGGGACGAAACGGACAACCACGCTCCCCACTGACGGAACCCGATGGACGGAATTCGTCCGAGACATCGACGCCAGCCTCGAGTCGACTGGCGTTACACTCGGTGACGTCACCGAGCGAATCAGCGTCGGCGTCGCGACAGGCGCTGATTCGGTCTTTGAATTCGATGCGGAAGAGCTCCCGTCACAGTTCGAGCCCTGGAGTGTGCCGACGATATCAGGCAAGCAGTTAGAAAAACACCCCCTTGGCGAGACGCCCCAGCCCTCGTCGGTCTTCGTCTGTCCCTACGATGACCGAGGCACGCTCATTCCCTTCGGTGAGCTGGGCGCATTGGGCGAGTGGCTCGATGATATCCACCGCTCCCGTCTCGAGGATCGCTCGTGCTACGAGGGCGGTGGGCGTCGCTGGTACGCGTGGCACGACAACCCACCCATGGACGACCTCATTCAGGAAAAGATCCTCTTCCGCGATATCACCGACGCGCCTCGGTTCTGGGTGGACACCGCGGGCGACATCGTCCCAAAACATTCTGTGTATTACCTCGTACCAAAGGACGACGTGGATATCGAGGACCTACAGACGTATCTCAATTCACCACCTGTAGCGGAGTGGTTACAGGCGAACTGCCAGCAGGCACGGGATGACTACCTGCGGCTACAGACGCGTGTGTTAGAAGACCTGCCTGTCCCACCTCGCTTCAGTGCCCACCGACAGGTCGGTCTCGATATTGCCGGAGAGTAG
- a CDS encoding helix-turn-helix domain-containing protein, with amino-acid sequence MADARGSTWRLPDRVLELFRQGEYSGTRRTQTDAISQAVGGDLLRENEVLADAAQQGELVAERNYTPPGHSFYQDWDYAIGTPLEPPQQGLVAQDTFTKDPVDDVWFALDVESLISSVSKNWKNRGKEVHSFYLGVYDVAPMAATGCVIVLNVADLDRDPNEIIDGYREFDLANGSLAQSLDALAVIPIRYEKGTPEEAELVPDLLDADDELHYNTFVRTLSSALERRYQGEYQVSPNSIESVLSRQESDVLEFKAELPDHVNSLRKEVAALANHEGGALLLGVDDDGNPVGLDKIDSDEERVAGVLSDGLTSVVRNIKKARVDGADILIINVERTTTAPIAVDGSFYVRTGTTRDWLSGREIIDQYPR; translated from the coding sequence ATGGCCGATGCACGCGGTTCGACGTGGAGACTCCCCGATCGCGTCCTCGAACTCTTCCGACAGGGAGAGTATTCTGGCACCCGGCGGACACAGACCGACGCGATTAGCCAAGCGGTCGGTGGTGACCTCCTCCGTGAGAACGAAGTCCTTGCGGACGCCGCGCAGCAAGGGGAACTCGTTGCAGAGCGCAATTATACGCCCCCCGGCCACAGCTTCTATCAGGACTGGGACTACGCGATCGGCACCCCACTGGAGCCACCCCAACAAGGCTTGGTGGCACAGGATACGTTCACCAAGGACCCCGTCGACGACGTGTGGTTTGCGCTCGACGTCGAATCGCTCATCTCCTCGGTGAGCAAGAATTGGAAGAACCGCGGCAAGGAGGTGCACTCGTTCTATCTCGGCGTCTACGACGTCGCCCCCATGGCGGCAACGGGATGCGTTATCGTCCTCAACGTCGCCGACCTAGACCGGGACCCGAACGAAATCATCGACGGATACCGGGAATTCGACCTCGCGAACGGCTCACTCGCACAGAGCCTGGATGCGCTCGCTGTCATCCCAATTCGATACGAGAAAGGGACACCCGAGGAAGCGGAGTTAGTGCCCGATCTCCTCGACGCAGATGACGAACTCCACTATAACACATTCGTTCGTACGTTATCGTCCGCGCTCGAACGCCGCTATCAGGGCGAATATCAGGTCTCTCCCAATAGCATCGAGTCCGTATTGAGTCGCCAGGAGAGTGATGTCCTCGAATTCAAAGCGGAGCTTCCTGACCACGTCAATTCACTCAGGAAGGAGGTCGCAGCACTAGCGAACCACGAAGGAGGTGCGCTTCTCCTCGGCGTAGATGATGACGGGAATCCCGTCGGCCTCGATAAAATTGACTCAGATGAGGAACGTGTGGCGGGCGTATTATCTGACGGCCTCACGAGTGTAGTCCGGAACATCAAGAAGGCGCGCGTCGATGGTGCCGACATCCTAATCATTAACGTTGAACGGACGACAACCGCCCCGATTGCTGTCGATGGATCATTCTACGTTCGAACCGGGACCACGAGAGACTGGCTCAGTGGCCGTGAAATCATCGACCAGTATCCCCGGTAA